One genomic window of Mus pahari chromosome 23, PAHARI_EIJ_v1.1, whole genome shotgun sequence includes the following:
- the Bud31 gene encoding protein BUD31 homolog, protein MPKVKRSRKAPPDGWELIEPTLDELDQKMREAETEPHEGKRKVESLWPIFRIHHQKTRYIFDLFYKRKAISRELYEYCIKEGYADKNLIAKWKKQGYENLCCLRCIQTRDTNFGTNCICRVPKSKLEVGRIIECTHCGCRGCSG, encoded by the exons ATGCCCAAGGTCAAAAGAAGCCGGAAAGCACCTCCAGATGGCTGGGAGTTGATCGAACCAACGTTGGATGAACTAGATCAAAAGATGAGAGAAG CTGAAACTGAACCCcatgagggaaagaggaaagtggAATCTCTGTGGCCCATCTTCAGGATCCATCACCAGAAAACCCGCTACATCTTCGACCTCTTTTACAAGAGGAAAGCCATAAGCAGAG AACTCTATGAATACTGCATTAAAGAAGGCTATGCAGACAAAAACCTGATTGCAAAGTGGAAGAAGCAGGGCTATGAGAACCTATGCTGCCTACGTTGCATTCAGACTCGGGACACCAACTTTGGCACCAACTGCATTTGCCGGGTTCCCAAAAGCAAGCTGGAAGTG GGTCGCATCATCGAGTGCACGCACTGTGGCTGCCGGGGTTGCTCTGGCTGA